From Camelus dromedarius isolate mCamDro1 chromosome 2, mCamDro1.pat, whole genome shotgun sequence, one genomic window encodes:
- the LOC116155637 gene encoding keratin-associated protein 10-12-like, with product MAAPALSTCSGDLSYGNRVCLPGPCDSCTGSSWQVDDCPESCCEPPCCAPAPCLSLLCAPASCEPCPCPSACTSSCTALCCPQSSCQPSCCTSSPCQQDSCEPVCCRPVCCRPVCCRPVCCTPVCCRPVCCRPVCCTPVCCRPVCCRPVCCRPVCCEPTLCPSSCCRPSSSVSLLCRPVCRPACCAPAPSCQPSCCRPASCVSLLCRPRCSRPISCVPDSA from the coding sequence ATGGCCGCGCCCGCCCTGTCCACCTGCTCCGGTGACCTGAGCTACGGCAACCGGGTCTGCCTGCCCGGTCCCTGTGACTCCTGCACCGGCTCCTCCTGGCAGGTGGACGACTGCCCAGAGAGCTGCTGCGAGCCCCCCTGCTGTGCCCCGGCCCCCTGCCTGAGCCTCCTCTGTGCCCCAGCGAGCTgtgagccctgcccctgcccatctGCCTGCACCAGCTCCTGCACGGCCTTGTGCTGCCCACAGTCTAGCTGCCAGCCCTCCTGCTGcacctcctccccctgccagcAGGACTCCTGTGAGCCTGTGTGCTGCAGGCCTGTGTGCTGCAGGCCCGTGTGCTGCAGGCCCGTGTGCTGCACACCTGTGTGCTGCAGGCCCGTGTGCTGCAGGCCCGTGTGCTGCACGCCTGTCTGCTGCAGGCCCGTGTGCTGCAGGCCCGTCTGCTGCAGGCCCGTGTGCTGTgagcccaccctctgcccctcgTCCTGCTGCAGACCCTCCTCCTCCGTGTCCCTGCTCTGCCGCCCTGTGTGCAGACCCGCCTGCtgtgcccccgccccctcctgccagcccagctGCTGCCGCCCGGCCTCCTGCGTGTCCCTGCTCTGCCGCCCCAGGTGCTCCCGCCCCATCTCCTGCGTCCCCGACTCAGCCTAG
- the LOC135318641 gene encoding keratin-associated protein 10-12-like → MAAPALSTCSGDLSYGSRVCLPGPCDSCTGSSWQVDDCPESCCEPPCCAPAPCLSLLCAPASCEPCPCPSACTSSCTALCCPQSSCQPSCCTSSPCQQDCCEPVCCRPVCCRPVCCRPVCCRPVCCEPTLCPSSCCRPSSCVSLLCRPVCRPACCAPAPSCQPSCCRPASCVSLLCRPRCSRSACCVPDSA, encoded by the coding sequence aTGGCCGCGCCTGCCCTGTCCACCTGCTCCGGCGACCTGAGCTACGGCAGCCGGGTCTGCCTGCCCGGTCCCTGTGACTCCTGCACCGGCTCCTCCTGGCAGGTGGACGACTGCCCAGAGAGCTGCTGCGAGCCCCCCTGCTGTGCCCCGGCCCCCTGCCTGAGCCTCCTCTGTGCCCCAGCGAGCTGTGAGCCCTGTCCCTGCCCATCTGCCTGCACCAGCTCCTGCACGGCCTTGTGCTGCCCGCAGTCTAGCTGCCAGCCCTCCTGCTGcacctcctccccctgccagcAGGACTGCTGTGAGCCTGTGTGCTGCAGGCCCGTGTGCTGCAGGCCCGTGTGCTGCAGGCCCGTCTGCTGCAGGCCCGTGTGCTGTgagcccaccctctgcccctcatCCTGCTGCAGACCCTCCTCCTGTGTGTCCCTGCTCTGCCGCCCTGTGTGCAGACCCGCCTGCtgtgcccccgccccctcctgccagcccagctGCTGCCGCCCGGCCTCCTGCGTGTCCCTGCTCTGCCGCCCCAGGTGCTCCCGCTCAGCCTGCTGTGTCCCCGACTCAGCCTAG